The Apus apus isolate bApuApu2 chromosome 4, bApuApu2.pri.cur, whole genome shotgun sequence genome contains the following window.
TTCAGTCTTGCTCTTAAAGATCTGTCTGCCACCTGTGCTGCCTTTGgaattttgctgcattttaggAAATTGATTTAGAGAGTCAATGCAAAAATACTGTCTCTTAACTAAGGGCAGCAGAATATTTCCAAGAATCAGGTAAGATGCCAACTATAATtaccaatatttatttttttactgactTTCATATGATCTTTAGATCTTTCTTGGTCTCTTTTGGAGAGTGGAAACTTTATTTAATACTAAGACACTTGTATGAACACGGGGGAATTGCCCAATTGTCACAATTTATAGATGCTGACAGCCTACTGGAAGAAttaaaactttctttaaaacaCACTATATACAGTGTTGAAAATGCATACTTTTGTAATTAATTAGATGCTCCTAGTTGTTCTTTCGCTCTAAAATTTTGGATGTGTCAGTGATTAATTCTTCATAAGAAACAAGTTAGATACTGACTTTAAAACATTGGGTTTTTGCATTCTGTTAGAATATAGAATGGAAAAAGACAATATAATGCTATAAATTTTGAGTGattactgaattaaaataaattttgtttggGTCTAGCAATTCtaatctctttgtttttttccaaatgggACACTCTTTGGAAACCTAAACTgaactgtttgtttgtttgtttgttttattttgaaaaggagaaatagAATATCACATCCACATGGGTGACCCCTCCATTTCCATTTATGGTGAGAACACCCCTCAGGATGGATAGAAATTTGGACTTTCCTTCCATGCCAGTGTCTGGTTAATTGGAAAACTGATCAGCTTGTTGTCTGAGTCACACTGTTAACAGCTTTGGCCCTACCTTCAGGAGACATTTGTGGAACTGGATATCCCCTCTGTGGGGAAAATATATAGTGAGTGTGAACGAACTGTATATGGTATAACAACTTCCCAGAAGCGTGGCTATGTTCTGATTTCAGCATCATCACTTTATGTGAACATCTAATAAGGAATGCTTGtgtgttaaaataaatggatttgAAGTGTCTTTGTATACAATTTTACATAATGCTTTGTCAACAGATCAACTACGGATGTGACTTGCTAGTTGTGAGAATATTCTACAttgaaaacaattaaattaCTTGCTTAGAGGGTGAACACAAACTCTCTTATTTTCAGTGGTGGTTCTGTTTATAACGTGTATGCTGATGATGAAGATGAGACAGAGGCATCACCTTCTGGTCAACAAATTATTGAGAATTCAATTACTATGAATAAAATGAAACTGCTCAAGGCAAAGATGGAGAACATGAATCTGAGTAAAAAGGTGAAGTTGTGATTTCAAATTTTTTATCCTAAAATGGCTTATCCTAAAACAACTTTCctaatgttgttttttctaaaaagtaGGTCAGATACTTTGCTGTCTTGGGAAGTGAGGTGGTCAAGGGTAGATGATGCTTATCTGTTGCTTTAAGTAAATGCCTTGTATAAATGTTCTGCTATGGGGCATTGGCTTTACTTGGATCTACCTATCTGCATTCAAATAATTCACAACTGATCCTGAATTTATTTGCATACGTGAGGTTTTTTAGGTGTGTGTGGGTTTTGGCTTGGtggttttttagttttttgtctgtttttcttccaatgCTTTAAGTAACACTGGTTTGCAGTACTGCTCTGGTAAAAATCAGTGTTGCTCTTAAATGAAACTTAGTTAGAAATACTGTAACTGAAAAGCCTATAAAGCTCAATATAAGAATGAGACTacctagaaaagaaaacattatgtTGGTGTTCATGTCTGTCTTGGTTACCTAGGTGTAAAATGAAGATGATATACTTCCTTTGTTTGTCTTGTTTGAGACCCTAAGCTCTTCTGGATAACTTTGATGGCATTCTGGCTTCCCTCCTGTTTTTCTGATATGTGGCCTATCTActaaaaaatcttttctgattATAACCTTCAGTTGTATTATTCAGATGTTGGGGTGAAATCTTGACAGCTAGTAACAGATGAGCGAGTAGAAAGAATGATTTGGTTCTTTTTGCCTGGAAATAATATCTCATTCAGGTCTTTGAATGCAGCCATAATTCAAATACTAATTGTTgttctgtgtgatttttttttaatagcctaAGAAGACTGTCAAGGTGAAACCTCGTCCTCCAGTGGCTCCCCGACCATCTAGTGGCTCAGTGACTGCTGCTCGTCACCGCTTCTTAAGAGTACTGCCCCATATCGGACAGTCTTGCCTACCTCCTCCTGGAAATTCATATCCTTCAGAGTCTTCCCAAAATGCACTTTCAGCATTGGCTACTTTGGCCACTGCTGGTAGACCAGTGCCAGCCGCAACTAATGACTTTCTTAAGGAAGATGACACTTGGCAGAGCAACTCTTGGTCTCAGTCAGTTGGTAGCATCAGGTTACCACCAAAAATATCTCGTGTTGAacttgaaaatgcaaaactacCTAGAAATAGTATTTTGACTCCGGTTTCATCTCGGCCTGCAAATTCAGAAAAACTATCAGAAAATCTGACCTCAACAAGTGAGGAGgatgctgttttgtttccaaactTAACAAATGTAGAACTGTatggaacagaagaaaaacttctacCTGAAACAGATGCTTTTGCTTTGTTAACAGAAGCAAGCACTGCTGAACAGGGTAGCGAGATATATGACATAGGAAAGGTGAACACAGAACTTGGACTGTCTGAGAGGGATGATGAATCTAAGGTTGTAGAACAGCATAGAAAACCCATCGGCAaagtgctgagcactgcagcaATGGGGACTGGTCTTCTTAGTACTCGTGAATTAAGTCcacagaaaaatctgcttttgtcACCTCTTCGATATTCGGCACACGTGGCACATCACAGTTCTCTGAAACCACAAACACAACCCAAATGCTTTGAGGCCAGTAACTTGAGATCTACAGCCTCCCCAAATGTGCTTCGATCATTGGAAGTCCACGGTGTAGCAGACTCCTCTTTTCCTAGGACTACTAGATTTCGTAGCGTGAAAGTAGAGTCACTTGGCAAAAGACCTGATGTAATTACTAAAACAGAGGCTAGGGACATCACAGATGCAGCTAACAAAGAATCCAAAGAACCTGTGAGTTCTGCAAGTAACTTAGGATTTCTGGCTTCACTTGCCCGAAGTGCAAACAGAGAAAGTTTACAGAGTTCCTGTGGGACAGGCAGGTTTCGGACTTCTGGTATTGCACTACCTACAAGCCTTCAGCATTTTCAGGAGGAAAACTTTAGGAAAACTGCTTCTCCAAGTGAAGCTGCCGAGTATATACTTGTGAGTACTAATGCTTCCAAAGAAATTAaagttttcctgtcttttctggTACTGATGTTATGAAAACTACTTcggtgtgtgtgttttttcaggGGCAGCAGTTGGGGAGGGGAGGTCTACTTTAATCCCTTATAGTCTTAAACTGTTTACTGAATTCCTATTGCTGTCTTAACTGCCTGTTTATCTTAAGTGGGTCCTAAAAGtactttttcataaaaattgAAGTTGTCGTTCAGTTCACAACTAAAATGATCAGGTTTTGTAATGATAGAATTACAAGTGTGTGCGTTTGAAGTGTCATCTgacttttcctgctgcttgctAATTGTCATTTATTCTAAAGTTTGCCCTGTGACTGGCACCATATGTGGCTAGCTTCAGATTGCTCATGTactttgttttggtgtgttgtGAAGTATGAGGACACTATGAAATAGTCATATTAAGTAAGGCTTTTTATTgcagaatttaaattttttgCACAGAAGTCTTCTTGGATTCTCCATAGGTACATTGTTTGATACAACATTGGTTTCGAGTAAGCTGATAGCAGTCTGCCtagcttttaatttaatttccatctGCTAGTAATTTCCTTCtggaaattttttctttttagtctgCGCATGGGCTTGGAATGAATGGAAGTATTGCAGCTGTAGGGAAAAGAGTAGGTAAGTAATGTGACTTAATAATTGAAGATGactttttaatctttcctgATAAATGACATATATAGAGGACAAGAATCACTAATCTTTGTAAGGCATATGTCTTTCAGAGTCCTTGCTGTATTGCATTTCTATAGCATGGTATAACTTCTCATATTTTACGTAATTCTTTAACATACATATGTAATCCATATCTTAGGTAGACAGAATTGTGACTCTTTCCTAGCTTTTTTAATACTCAGTGAATCCTGTGTGTCATCTGTAGACATAAACATGACTTTCTGCTCTGAAGTTTCCAAAAGGTCAGTTCTGTGAATACTTTCGTATACTGAAATGGGAGCAAAATGTATCATTAGCATTGCCTTGAGGTCTACAGCCTGAGGCAGACAGATATGACAAAAGAAAAGTGGGGGCAGTAAGGGCATGGATGCTGAAGATTACTGGTATATTGCAGATTGTCTGTTTTTTGTGATGGGCATCATTCTTTCTACCCTAGTCCTGGTGACTGTGGAGTGCTGAATGGTTGACATCTACTGAAAGTGGCTGTGTTGTGCctaaacattaatttcttttgtgatTAGTTCTCTTGGGAGGACTGGAATTGCCTAGATTAGTACTTTTTAAACTCCTAagacagcttttcttcttcacatCTTTAACTTGCTTTGCAGgttgtctttcttttcctaagGTCATACAGAAAGAAGAGTCAGGCACTTATTGCAGGATTTTAAGATCTAGTTATAGATAATGACCTATAAGATAGATCTTCAATTAGCAGTTGCAACAGGAAAAATTATGCATTGTAATTGATGTATAAGCAAAAGCTGCTAAAATGGTGGATTGTGCCTTCATTTCACAGCTGAGGGTCCAGCTTTGAATTGACAGTAATTAATAATCAGGTCTGTCCTTACCTACTCCATGGTGAATGAGATGATACCCATATAGTCACACCTGCATTGTAGGGAAGCCTTCTGTCATCTCTGTCATTTTGAATAGTACTGTGAAGATGACACTCCTCTGGTGTATTGTCTGTCAGACGAGTGTTTTCCAAAAGGTTCCAAACATGAGAGAGACAAAGTTGGTGTCATCATATCATGCAGGCTCTTGAGCACCAGGTGTCTGCTAATGATCTGCTGTATAACTGGCCAAAGGACAGATTTGGTTTGTTATCCAAGGTCTTCATTTACATGTAATTGCTGTAGGGACCATAAATGTGAGGACAGgtgtattgtttttttcttttgaagtatgGTCCACAGTGGGAGCTGTCGTTTTTTCACAGTGGGCTAACTGATGCTCCTGAAGTAGTATGCTTTTAGATTATGAAATTGATAGCATGGACAAACATTGTGTGGAAGTTTCCATGCTAGGTAGCAATGGGGGATCCATTGGTTGATAGTGGTGACTGCCTGGTGTTACTTTTGAAAGTAGCCTGCTGTATCTCAGCTGAGAAATTACTGTTGGGATTAAAGAAGTGCTGGacaaaaaatacttctgaattCATGAGAACACTTTCTGGGTGTATCCTGACAAGATAGTGGTAGAAGTACTGAAAGAATGTTTCATTCCACTGTCCTAGCATTTGGAAAATTTGCATCAGCAAGTGGTGG
Protein-coding sequences here:
- the ZFAND4 gene encoding AN1-type zinc finger protein 4 isoform X3; translation: MANKKEPPFFNEDNMGPFHYKLPFYETMELFIETLTGTCFELRVSPFETVISVKAKIQRLEGIPVSQQHLIWNNTELKDDYCLNYYNISEGCTLKLVLAMRGGPVNTRRVPVEDPIREMAEYMDPSREEIWEKGLSNKQVTFLVYREGDQLNFFRVVDRGDGTLTPLSESLSGGSVYNVYADDEDETEASPSGQQIIENSITMNKMKLLKAKMENMNLSKKPKKTVKVKPRPPVAPRPSSGSVTAARHRFLRVLPHIGQSCLPPPGNSYPSESSQNALSALATLATAGRPVPAATNDFLKEDDTWQSNSWSQSVGSIRLPPKISRVELENAKLPRNSILTPVSSRPANSEKLSENLTSTSEEDAVLFPNLTNVELYGTEEKLLPETDAFALLTEASTAEQGSEIYDIGKVNTELGLSERDDESKVVEQHRKPIGKVLSTAAMGTGLLSTRELSPQKNLLLSPLRYSAHVAHHSSLKPQTQPKCFEASNLRSTASPNVLRSLEVHGVADSSFPRTTRFRSVKVESLGKRPDVITKTEARDITDAANKESKEPVSSASNLGFLASLARSANRESLQSSCGTGRFRTSGIALPTSLQHFQEENFRKTASPSEAAEYILQVKEPIFHL
- the ZFAND4 gene encoding AN1-type zinc finger protein 4 isoform X1, whose amino-acid sequence is MANKKEPPFFNEDNMGPFHYKLPFYETMELFIETLTGTCFELRVSPFETVISVKAKIQRLEGIPVSQQHLIWNNTELKDDYCLNYYNISEGCTLKLVLAMRGGPVNTRRVPVEDPIREMAEYMDPSREEIWEKGLSNKQVTFLVYREGDQLNFFRVVDRGDGTLTPLSESLSGGSVYNVYADDEDETEASPSGQQIIENSITMNKMKLLKAKMENMNLSKKPKKTVKVKPRPPVAPRPSSGSVTAARHRFLRVLPHIGQSCLPPPGNSYPSESSQNALSALATLATAGRPVPAATNDFLKEDDTWQSNSWSQSVGSIRLPPKISRVELENAKLPRNSILTPVSSRPANSEKLSENLTSTSEEDAVLFPNLTNVELYGTEEKLLPETDAFALLTEASTAEQGSEIYDIGKVNTELGLSERDDESKVVEQHRKPIGKVLSTAAMGTGLLSTRELSPQKNLLLSPLRYSAHVAHHSSLKPQTQPKCFEASNLRSTASPNVLRSLEVHGVADSSFPRTTRFRSVKVESLGKRPDVITKTEARDITDAANKESKEPVSSASNLGFLASLARSANRESLQSSCGTGRFRTSGIALPTSLQHFQEENFRKTASPSEAAEYILSAHGLGMNGSIAAVGKRVAGEGTHLPPVNGSIQAKKKITKHCFLCGKKTGLATSYECRCGNNFCATHRYAETHTCTYDYKSAGRRYLQETNPVVSAPKLPKI
- the ZFAND4 gene encoding AN1-type zinc finger protein 4 isoform X2; this translates as MANKKEPPFFNEDNMGPFHYKLPFYETMELFIETLTGTCFELRVSPFETVISVKAKIQRLEVPVEDPIREMAEYMDPSREEIWEKGLSNKQVTFLVYREGDQLNFFRVVDRGDGTLTPLSESLSGGSVYNVYADDEDETEASPSGQQIIENSITMNKMKLLKAKMENMNLSKKPKKTVKVKPRPPVAPRPSSGSVTAARHRFLRVLPHIGQSCLPPPGNSYPSESSQNALSALATLATAGRPVPAATNDFLKEDDTWQSNSWSQSVGSIRLPPKISRVELENAKLPRNSILTPVSSRPANSEKLSENLTSTSEEDAVLFPNLTNVELYGTEEKLLPETDAFALLTEASTAEQGSEIYDIGKVNTELGLSERDDESKVVEQHRKPIGKVLSTAAMGTGLLSTRELSPQKNLLLSPLRYSAHVAHHSSLKPQTQPKCFEASNLRSTASPNVLRSLEVHGVADSSFPRTTRFRSVKVESLGKRPDVITKTEARDITDAANKESKEPVSSASNLGFLASLARSANRESLQSSCGTGRFRTSGIALPTSLQHFQEENFRKTASPSEAAEYILSAHGLGMNGSIAAVGKRVAGEGTHLPPVNGSIQAKKKITKHCFLCGKKTGLATSYECRCGNNFCATHRYAETHTCTYDYKSAGRRYLQETNPVVSAPKLPKI